A window from Methylococcus mesophilus encodes these proteins:
- a CDS encoding 2-hydroxyacid dehydrogenase yields the protein MNLETGPEHRADLQSRLEPGIRLNMGECRSKAGFDILVTGEPTVEDLAGNPRLRAVIVPWVGVPLATLDLMREFPRIALHNLPYNIGPTAEMAVALLLAAAKRIVPYDQRFRRGYWSGEHPEVPGSVMLDGGLALILGYGRIGRRIALACRGLGMRVVGVRHSPGPAAEEYAIADLPVLLPQAAAFIVCLPHTHETEGMIGKRELELLPANAVLVNVARGGIVEEEALYRTLQARRIYAAGIDVWYRYPSAAERKEGLPHPPSTFPFHELDNVVMSPHRAGWSEEKEPARLGELANMLNAAARGEPMPYRVDPLRGY from the coding sequence TTGAATCTTGAAACCGGACCGGAGCACCGGGCGGACCTGCAAAGCCGCCTGGAACCCGGCATTCGCCTGAATATGGGCGAATGCCGGTCGAAGGCCGGTTTCGATATTCTGGTAACCGGGGAGCCGACGGTCGAGGACCTGGCAGGCAATCCCCGTCTGCGCGCCGTGATCGTACCGTGGGTGGGCGTGCCGCTGGCGACGCTCGATCTCATGCGGGAATTTCCGCGCATCGCCCTGCACAACCTGCCCTACAATATCGGGCCCACCGCGGAAATGGCGGTGGCCCTGCTCCTGGCCGCCGCCAAGCGGATCGTCCCCTACGACCAGCGGTTCCGCCGGGGCTATTGGTCGGGCGAGCACCCGGAAGTGCCCGGCTCGGTGATGCTGGATGGCGGCTTGGCTCTGATCCTGGGCTACGGCCGCATCGGACGGCGTATCGCCTTGGCCTGCCGGGGCCTCGGTATGCGGGTCGTCGGTGTGCGGCATAGTCCCGGACCGGCCGCTGAAGAATACGCCATCGCCGACCTGCCCGTGCTTTTGCCGCAGGCTGCGGCATTCATCGTCTGCCTGCCGCATACCCACGAAACGGAAGGCATGATCGGGAAGCGCGAACTGGAACTGCTGCCGGCGAATGCCGTTCTGGTGAACGTGGCGCGAGGGGGGATCGTGGAAGAGGAAGCGCTTTATCGGACATTGCAGGCGCGGCGTATCTACGCGGCCGGGATCGACGTCTGGTACCGCTACCCTTCTGCCGCCGAGCGTAAGGAGGGTTTGCCGCATCCGCCCTCCACCTTCCCCTTCCATGAACTGGACAATGTGGTGATGAGTCCGCACCGGGCCGGCTGGTCGGAAGAAAAGGAGCCGGCGCGGCTCGGCGAGCTTGCGAACATGCTCAATGCCGCCGCCCGCGGCGAGCCGATGCCGTACCGGGTCGATCCCCTGCGGGGCTACTGA
- the pgl gene encoding 6-phosphogluconolactonase, whose product MYPRQQKRWHVYPTAEDFEIRVVRGILRMAWEAIAVRGTFCIVLAGGKTPEPIYRRLAAARAEAEWSKWQVYWGDEFCLPADDPGRNSAVARSVWLDDSPIPAAQVHPIPGELGHQRGAELYAEVVAGVEEFDLVLLGLGTDGHTAALFPGRDWGADPDSPDVLAVTDAPGASAERVSLSASRLSRSREVIFLATGFGKFSAVQRWRCGEPLPAAAITPACGVDICVTLEAFDFA is encoded by the coding sequence ATGTATCCGAGACAACAGAAGCGCTGGCATGTCTACCCCACGGCGGAGGACTTCGAAATTCGGGTGGTGCGGGGGATTTTGCGAATGGCTTGGGAGGCCATAGCGGTCCGTGGCACATTTTGCATCGTGCTGGCGGGCGGCAAGACCCCGGAACCTATCTATCGGAGACTGGCGGCGGCGCGGGCGGAAGCCGAGTGGAGCAAATGGCAGGTCTACTGGGGCGATGAGTTCTGCCTGCCGGCGGACGATCCGGGGCGGAACTCCGCCGTCGCCCGAAGCGTCTGGCTCGACGACAGCCCGATTCCGGCCGCTCAGGTCCACCCCATTCCCGGGGAGCTGGGGCATCAACGCGGAGCCGAGCTGTATGCGGAAGTGGTCGCCGGCGTCGAAGAATTCGATCTCGTTCTGCTCGGCCTGGGTACGGACGGTCACACCGCCGCCCTGTTTCCGGGCCGCGATTGGGGTGCCGATCCGGACAGTCCCGACGTTCTAGCGGTGACGGATGCACCGGGCGCCAGCGCCGAGCGCGTCAGCCTCAGCGCCAGCCGATTGAGCCGGAGCCGCGAGGTGATATTTCTCGCGACCGGCTTCGGCAAATTCAGCGCGGTTCAGCGCTGGCGCTGCGGAGAACCCTTGCCGGCAGCGGCGATCACGCCGGCATGCGGTGTGGATATCTGCGTGACACTGGAAGCTTTCGACTTTGCCTGA
- a CDS encoding IMPACT family protein, whose amino-acid sequence MNARGFVTLKTTAAHQTEVKGSLFLAYGARADTPEQGLAFLRTVAARHPDASHLCWAYRIDDQYRFSDAGEPGGTAGQPILRAIEGQGFDHVVVGVIRYFGGTKLGAGGLVRAYGGTAAEALRTAERQEELPRAEITVEVPFEHMGALYRLLESLGVDQRMETYTEQGLKVTISVLESLVDQFRADLRDATRGQFSLIEP is encoded by the coding sequence ATGAACGCAAGGGGCTTCGTCACCCTGAAAACGACGGCCGCGCACCAGACCGAGGTGAAAGGCTCGCTGTTCCTGGCCTATGGCGCACGGGCCGATACGCCGGAACAGGGGCTCGCCTTTCTCCGGACCGTGGCCGCCAGGCATCCCGACGCGTCCCACCTGTGCTGGGCCTATCGGATCGACGATCAGTACCGCTTCAGCGACGCCGGCGAACCGGGCGGTACCGCCGGTCAGCCCATCCTCCGGGCCATCGAGGGACAGGGGTTCGATCACGTGGTGGTCGGGGTGATCCGCTATTTCGGCGGTACCAAACTCGGAGCGGGCGGGCTGGTGCGTGCCTACGGAGGAACGGCGGCGGAGGCATTGCGCACCGCCGAGCGGCAGGAGGAACTGCCGCGGGCCGAAATCACGGTCGAAGTACCGTTCGAGCACATGGGCGCGCTATACCGGCTGCTGGAGTCGCTCGGCGTGGACCAGCGGATGGAGACGTACACCGAACAGGGCCTGAAGGTCACGATCAGCGTTCTGGAAAGCCTCGTCGACCAATTCCGGGCGGACCTGCGGGATGCCACGCGCGGCCAGTTTTCGCTGATCGAACCCTAA